A stretch of Sphingomonas sp. JUb134 DNA encodes these proteins:
- a CDS encoding aldose epimerase family protein produces the protein MRKVGSDGVVLALVAAASTALTAGTASAAEVQRSAAGTLKDGTAVEAITLVGANGVSARVLTYGATLQSLIAPDRDGNKADVVLGYDDLADYVDHPNYFGVTVGRYANRIAGGTFTLDGKKFQLPLNEAANSLHGGGKGFDKQVWRVVSVKNGPVASVVLAHRSPDGDSGYPGQFDVTVTYSLDDKGSLTIAFEGKTSKTTIVNMTNHAIFNLAGEGSPMGATGHRLTVPAATYTPVDAKLIPTGERRPVAGTVFDFRSPRVVADGIRDGHDQQIRYGQGYDHNFALDKGLTAKPELAARLEDPQSGRVLEVLTTEPGVQFYTGNFLDGTYLGKKGHLYRMGDGIALEPQKFPDAPNHPDFVSARVDPGKPYRHVMIYRLSTTR, from the coding sequence ATGCGGAAGGTGGGCAGCGATGGAGTTGTTCTGGCGCTGGTGGCGGCGGCCTCGACAGCGCTGACGGCGGGGACGGCATCCGCGGCGGAGGTGCAGCGTTCCGCGGCCGGAACGCTGAAGGACGGCACTGCAGTTGAAGCGATCACGCTCGTGGGCGCCAACGGCGTCTCCGCGCGCGTGCTGACCTATGGTGCGACGCTGCAGTCGCTGATCGCACCGGACCGCGACGGCAACAAGGCGGACGTGGTGCTCGGCTACGACGATCTCGCCGACTATGTCGATCATCCGAACTATTTCGGGGTCACCGTGGGCCGTTACGCCAACCGCATCGCCGGCGGCACGTTCACGCTGGATGGCAAGAAGTTCCAGCTGCCGCTCAACGAGGCGGCGAACTCGCTGCACGGCGGCGGCAAGGGGTTCGACAAGCAGGTCTGGCGCGTCGTTTCCGTGAAGAACGGGCCGGTGGCGAGCGTCGTGCTGGCGCATCGCAGCCCGGACGGCGATTCCGGCTATCCCGGCCAGTTCGACGTGACCGTCACCTATTCGCTGGATGACAAGGGTTCGCTGACGATCGCCTTCGAGGGCAAGACCAGCAAGACGACCATCGTCAACATGACCAATCACGCCATCTTCAACCTGGCGGGGGAAGGGTCGCCGATGGGTGCGACCGGGCACCGCCTGACCGTTCCGGCGGCGACCTATACGCCCGTGGATGCCAAGCTGATCCCCACCGGCGAGCGTCGCCCGGTCGCGGGTACGGTGTTCGACTTCCGCAGCCCGCGCGTGGTGGCCGACGGCATCCGGGACGGCCATGACCAGCAGATCCGCTACGGCCAGGGCTACGACCACAACTTCGCCCTCGACAAGGGGCTGACTGCCAAGCCCGAGCTCGCCGCCCGCCTGGAGGACCCGCAGTCGGGTCGCGTGCTCGAAGTGCTGACCACCGAGCCCGGGGTCCAGTTCTACACGGGCAACTTCCTTGACGGCACCTATTTGGGCAAGAAGGGTCACCTGTATCGCATGGGGGATGGGATCGCCCTGGAGCCGCAAAAGTTTCCGGACGCGCCCAATCACCCCGACTTTGTTTCCGCCCGAGTGGATCCCGGCAAGCCGTATCGGCATGTCATGATCTATCGCCTTTCCACGACTCGCTGA
- a CDS encoding sugar MFS transporter produces the protein MALPPTSSVASTGAHHAPGGSYKPALTLLASLFFMWGFITVINNTLLPHLRSVFELDYTQTTLIESVWFIAYFVASIPSAKLIERIGYQKSIVTGLVIMAAGALLMVPAARLPSYGVVLTALFIIASGITLLQVAANPYVAVIGPPETGSSRLNLVQAFNSLGTTLAPLFAGYLILGRSKGGTAEAGVTLTAAERYADAQSVILPYLIVAAVLVVLAVVIARFPLPAIGQATQRVSREERRGMSLWKHRNLVWGVPAIFIYLIAEIGVANLFINFVSQPDIAAITHEQASRYLALLWGGMMVGRFVGSFVMQKVPADKVLAFFAVGAFIVMLLATFTSGHAAMWSLIAVGLFHSIMFPTIFTLGIKGLGPLTEEGSGLLIMAIAGGALVVVQGWLADTVGLQTSFLLTAACELYILFYALWGSKPTHALPEREVIG, from the coding sequence ATGGCGTTGCCGCCAACTTCTTCCGTCGCTTCGACAGGTGCGCACCACGCGCCCGGTGGAAGCTACAAGCCCGCGCTGACGCTGCTTGCCAGCCTCTTCTTCATGTGGGGCTTCATCACCGTCATCAACAATACCCTCCTGCCGCATCTCAGGAGCGTGTTCGAACTCGATTACACGCAGACCACGCTGATCGAATCGGTCTGGTTCATCGCGTATTTCGTGGCCTCCATCCCTTCGGCGAAGCTGATCGAGCGGATCGGCTATCAGAAGTCGATCGTTACCGGTCTGGTCATCATGGCAGCCGGTGCGCTGCTGATGGTGCCGGCAGCGCGACTGCCTTCCTATGGCGTCGTGCTCACCGCGCTGTTCATCATCGCCAGCGGGATCACGCTGCTCCAGGTGGCGGCGAACCCGTATGTTGCGGTCATTGGCCCGCCGGAGACCGGGTCGTCGCGCCTGAACCTGGTGCAGGCGTTCAATTCGCTCGGCACTACGCTTGCGCCGCTGTTCGCGGGCTACCTGATCCTGGGCCGTTCGAAGGGCGGCACGGCAGAAGCCGGCGTGACGCTCACGGCAGCTGAGCGCTATGCCGATGCGCAGTCGGTGATCCTGCCGTATCTGATCGTCGCGGCGGTGCTGGTGGTGCTTGCCGTGGTCATCGCGCGCTTCCCGCTTCCCGCGATTGGCCAGGCTACCCAGCGCGTCTCGCGCGAGGAGCGGCGCGGCATGTCGCTTTGGAAGCACCGGAACCTCGTCTGGGGTGTCCCGGCGATCTTCATCTACCTGATCGCGGAAATCGGCGTCGCCAACCTGTTCATCAACTTCGTCTCGCAGCCGGACATCGCGGCGATCACGCACGAGCAGGCATCGCGCTATCTGGCGCTGCTGTGGGGCGGCATGATGGTCGGCCGCTTCGTCGGCAGCTTCGTCATGCAGAAGGTGCCCGCCGACAAGGTTCTGGCGTTCTTCGCGGTCGGCGCGTTCATCGTGATGCTGCTTGCGACCTTCACCAGCGGCCATGCGGCGATGTGGTCGCTGATCGCGGTGGGCCTGTTCCACTCGATCATGTTCCCGACGATCTTCACGCTGGGCATCAAGGGCCTGGGTCCGCTCACCGAAGAAGGCTCGGGCCTGCTCATCATGGCGATCGCTGGGGGTGCGCTGGTGGTGGTGCAGGGCTGGCTGGCGGATACAGTCGGGCTGCAGACCTCGTTCCTGCTGACCGCCGCTTGCGAACTCTACATCCTGTTCTACGCGCTGTGGGGCTCCAAGCCGACGCACGCGCTGCCGGAGCGCGAGGTGATCGGGTAA
- a CDS encoding FadR/GntR family transcriptional regulator has product MTKAKGEADAPESATTPTRQPRGTGRRLRGAIAHKLGLAIVSGEYAPGDTLSGEIAFSEALDVSRSAYREAVQVLTAKGLVESRPKAGTRVLPRNRWNLLDPDVVAWAFAGSPDIQFIRSLFELRAIVEPAAARLAAERRDRADLKAMKDALAAMRRHTLATEAGLAADRDFHDAILRATRNDALVVLSASIGAAVNWTTQFKQRSRALPRDPLPDHIRVYDGIAAGDAEAAGAAMRALVDLALEDTRHAME; this is encoded by the coding sequence ATGACCAAAGCGAAGGGCGAGGCTGATGCGCCGGAGAGTGCAACGACGCCGACGCGACAGCCGCGAGGCACCGGGCGCCGGCTGCGCGGCGCGATCGCCCACAAGCTGGGCCTAGCGATCGTCTCAGGCGAATATGCGCCGGGCGACACCCTTTCGGGGGAGATCGCCTTCTCGGAGGCGCTGGACGTTTCCCGCAGCGCCTATCGCGAGGCGGTGCAGGTGCTGACGGCAAAGGGGCTGGTAGAGAGCCGCCCCAAGGCGGGCACCCGCGTTCTGCCGCGCAACCGCTGGAACCTCCTGGATCCGGATGTCGTCGCCTGGGCTTTCGCAGGCAGTCCGGACATCCAGTTCATCCGCAGCCTGTTCGAACTGCGGGCGATCGTCGAGCCCGCAGCTGCACGCCTGGCGGCCGAACGGCGCGACCGCGCCGACCTGAAGGCGATGAAAGACGCGCTGGCGGCCATGCGGCGGCACACGCTGGCGACGGAAGCTGGGCTGGCCGCAGATCGCGATTTCCACGACGCGATCCTCCGCGCCACGCGGAACGACGCGCTGGTCGTCCTGAGCGCCAGCATCGGCGCGGCGGTGAACTGGACCACCCAGTTCAAGCAACGCTCCCGCGCCCTGCCCCGCGATCCCCTGCCGGACCACATCCGCGTCTACGACGGCATTGCGGCGGGCGATGCGGAGGCAGCCGGTGCGGCGATGCGCGCACTGGTCGACCTGGCGCTCGAGGACACGCGCCACGCCATGGAGTGA
- a CDS encoding aldehyde dehydrogenase (NADP(+)), whose protein sequence is MTNDTATLNRASDAGFRSISADTGEPFGEPFAVHGPADVDAACAAAEAAFDAYRSTDRETRAAFLEKIGEEILAIGDELIETAMRESGLPRARLEGERGRTVGQLKMFAGVVRKGGWLGLRIDPALPERQPLPRPDLRLRMIPLGPVAVFGASNFPLAFSTAGGDTASALAAGCPVVVKGHPAHPATGALVAEAIRRAVAASGLPEGVFSHLVGPGNELGSQLVQDPRITAVGFTGSRGGGLALMKLAQAREVPIPVYAEMSSINPVLLMPEALKARGAALGTAFVGSLTMGAGQFCTNPGLLLAIEGEGLDAFVEAAKTALVEAGASTMLTPGIHKAYSESVENLASHAQVETVARGKVGEGVTQGQAAFFSTTAEAFLADKALGHEVFGASSILVRCRNEEELRQVLVAAEGQLTATLHMDAGDAELAARMVPVLERKAGRILANGWPTGVEVTHAMVHGGPFPSTSDGRTTSVGSLAIDRFLRPVSYQNLLPELLPADLRDGAQAGLPRLIDGQLHND, encoded by the coding sequence ATGACCAACGACACCGCAACCCTCAACCGGGCGAGTGACGCCGGCTTTCGTTCGATCTCGGCCGACACGGGCGAACCCTTTGGAGAGCCGTTTGCCGTTCATGGTCCGGCCGACGTGGACGCCGCATGCGCCGCGGCGGAAGCAGCGTTCGACGCGTATCGCTCCACGGACCGTGAGACGCGCGCCGCGTTCCTGGAAAAGATCGGCGAAGAGATCCTGGCGATCGGCGACGAACTGATTGAAACGGCGATGCGCGAGAGCGGCCTGCCGCGCGCGCGCCTGGAGGGTGAGCGCGGCCGTACCGTCGGCCAGCTCAAGATGTTCGCCGGTGTCGTCCGCAAGGGTGGCTGGCTTGGCCTGCGCATCGATCCGGCGCTTCCGGAGCGTCAGCCGCTGCCGCGTCCGGATCTGCGCCTGCGCATGATCCCGCTCGGCCCGGTCGCGGTGTTCGGTGCCTCGAACTTCCCGCTCGCGTTCTCGACTGCTGGTGGCGACACCGCCTCGGCGCTCGCCGCCGGTTGCCCGGTCGTTGTGAAGGGCCACCCGGCGCATCCGGCGACGGGCGCGCTGGTCGCAGAGGCTATCCGTCGCGCGGTCGCCGCCTCCGGCCTGCCGGAAGGCGTGTTCTCGCACCTGGTCGGCCCCGGTAACGAACTCGGGTCGCAGCTGGTGCAGGACCCGCGCATCACCGCAGTGGGCTTCACCGGCTCGCGTGGCGGTGGCCTGGCGCTGATGAAGCTTGCACAGGCGCGCGAAGTGCCGATCCCGGTCTATGCCGAGATGTCGAGCATCAACCCCGTTCTGCTGATGCCGGAAGCGCTCAAGGCGCGCGGCGCGGCACTGGGTACGGCCTTCGTCGGCTCGCTGACAATGGGCGCGGGTCAGTTCTGCACGAACCCGGGCCTGTTGCTCGCGATCGAAGGCGAGGGGCTGGATGCATTCGTCGAAGCGGCGAAGACCGCGCTCGTCGAGGCAGGCGCCAGCACCATGCTGACGCCGGGCATCCACAAAGCGTATTCGGAGAGCGTCGAGAACCTTGCGTCGCATGCGCAGGTCGAGACGGTCGCGCGTGGCAAGGTGGGCGAGGGCGTGACCCAGGGTCAGGCCGCGTTCTTCTCGACCACGGCGGAGGCATTCCTGGCCGACAAGGCGCTGGGGCATGAGGTGTTCGGCGCCTCGTCGATCCTGGTACGTTGCCGCAACGAGGAAGAGCTGCGCCAGGTGCTCGTGGCCGCCGAGGGACAGCTCACCGCCACGCTGCACATGGACGCGGGCGACGCGGAGCTTGCGGCGCGCATGGTGCCGGTGCTGGAGCGCAAGGCAGGCCGTATCCTCGCCAACGGTTGGCCGACGGGCGTCGAAGTGACGCACGCGATGGTCCATGGCGGTCCGTTCCCGTCGACCTCCGACGGTCGCACGACCTCGGTCGGTAGCCTGGCGATCGACCGCTTCCTGCGGCCGGTGTCGTACCAGAACCTGCTGCCGGAGCTGCTGCCCGCAGATCTTCGCGACGGGGCGCAGGCAGGCCTGCCGCGTCTGATCGACGGCCAGCTCCACAACGATTGA
- the araD1 gene encoding AraD1 family protein: MTLRLLQHRAPDGTRSVIAAQGDRAAFVPGVDSVRALAARAIADGTSLADAVAACGEGATVDLAAEFEAGHLIAPVDHEDPAHVVMTGTGLTHLGSAEGRDKMHREAAAVEKQTDSMRMFLEGVEGGKPAAGQVGQQPEWFYKGDGSQLVAPGAPLSMPAFAQDGGEEPELAGIYLIGPDGTPFRLGLCLANEFSDHVTERHNYLWLAHSKLRQASLGPEIVVGTPPSDVRGSSRILRDGEVLWEKPFLSGEDNMSHSLANLEAHHFKYALFRRPGDIHIHFFGTATLSFTDGVKTETGDVFEIEAAPFTLPLRNPLARDAEAPVTVRAL, from the coding sequence ATGACGTTGCGTTTGTTGCAGCATCGGGCGCCGGACGGCACGCGATCGGTGATCGCGGCCCAGGGCGACCGGGCGGCATTCGTGCCGGGGGTCGATAGTGTGCGGGCGCTCGCAGCCCGCGCCATCGCCGATGGCACCAGCCTGGCGGATGCGGTCGCCGCATGCGGGGAGGGGGCTACCGTCGACCTCGCCGCGGAGTTTGAGGCCGGTCACCTGATCGCGCCGGTCGACCATGAGGATCCGGCGCACGTCGTGATGACGGGCACCGGCCTCACGCACCTCGGCTCGGCCGAAGGGCGCGACAAGATGCACCGCGAGGCGGCCGCCGTCGAAAAGCAGACGGACTCCATGCGGATGTTCCTGGAAGGCGTCGAGGGCGGCAAGCCCGCAGCAGGCCAGGTCGGCCAGCAGCCGGAGTGGTTCTACAAGGGCGACGGATCCCAGCTGGTCGCCCCGGGCGCTCCGCTGTCGATGCCCGCCTTCGCCCAGGACGGCGGCGAAGAGCCGGAGCTTGCCGGCATCTACCTGATCGGTCCGGACGGTACGCCGTTCCGCTTGGGTCTCTGCCTCGCCAACGAGTTCAGCGACCATGTGACCGAGCGTCATAACTACCTGTGGCTCGCGCACTCGAAGCTGCGCCAGGCGTCGCTTGGGCCGGAGATTGTCGTCGGCACGCCGCCGTCGGACGTGCGCGGCAGCAGCCGCATCCTTCGCGACGGTGAGGTCCTTTGGGAAAAGCCGTTCCTGTCGGGTGAGGACAACATGTCCCACAGCCTGGCAAACCTGGAGGCGCATCACTTCAAATACGCGCTGTTCCGTCGTCCCGGCGACATCCACATCCACTTCTTCGGGACGGCCACGCTGTCGTTCACCGACGGCGTGAAGACGGAAACCGGCGACGTGTTCGAGATCGAAGCGGCGCCGTTCACGCTGCCGCTGCGAAACCCGCTCGCCCGCGACGCCGAGGCGCCGGTGACCGTTCGCGCACTCTGA